The Lactococcus garvieae subsp. garvieae genome includes the window TTGGATAATTGTTCATCCAGTTCTCAATATAAGCCACGAATTGTTTCGTGGTTTTCTTTGTGCCTTTAGGGAGGTGTCTGCGTATCATACGGTTTTGACTTGTAAGAACAGGATTGAATGAAGCCATACTGTTCGCATATTTTTAGTGGATGAACAAACAAAATACGAGAGATTTTTTGTTCGTTCATCCATGGTTTTAGAAAAAAGAGGGACGATTTCGGAAGAAGAAAATCGTCTCTTTTTTTCTTCTTTTTGTATGACAAAAAGAAATATCTTTTGCCCATTTTATTTTTATCAAATGGGCAGTTGGCGTTTGCGTAAAGCAAATCGACACAATCCAAAGGGGATAAAAGGGGAAAGTGAAACTTCCCCCTTTTCAAGCAATATTGTAATACAAGAACGAAGTGATTTGTATTACAATGTGATAGCTTGCAGTATTTATGGTTTTATATGGTCTATTTTGTTATAATGATTGTAACCGAATAGGGCGCAATTCTTATAACAAAATCAATGACAAAGGGCGATTGAGGAATGAGCGCGGGGGCATTTTATCTTTGAGGAGGCTATTTATGGATCAGAAAGAAGTATCACAAAATCAAACAAAGTACATTCAATTTCGATTATCTGAAGAACAATACAATAAGCTGAAAATTTCAGGAGAAACATATGGACTCTCTCCGAATCTTTATGCGAAAAAATTAGCACAAAAATCTCATTTAAAAAAACCTTATCTCGAATATGACCAAGCGAAATCTTTATTATTAGAACTCTCAAAACAAGGAACCAATTTAAATCAAATCGCCAAGAAACTCAATCAATTCGATCGGATGGACAACCAAGATAAAGAGCTGATCGAGGCTTTACGCTATACATACGGAGTACTCGCTCAAGCTCAAAAGGGGTATAAAGAGTTATGGCAACAATTGCAAAAATAAGCAATGGCGCAAGTGCAGCGAGCGCCCTTAATTATGCTTTAGGTCAAGACAGACCCATGCATGAAAAAACTGAACAGTGGCTACAAGACCATCAATTGGAACGTCCTGTGGAGCTGACAAATTGTCGGGCAGTTGCCGTGGGTGGAACCAACGGGATTGATCCCTTTATCGCCAAAGAACAATTTGATGTCATTCGACAACTTCATAACCAAACGAAAGAATCCAATCAAGTCTTGCGTATTACCCAATCTTTCGCCTTAGATGAACTGAATCCGAAAGTTCAAAAAGACTGGCAAAAAGCCAATGATTTAGGCGTTGAATTAGCAGAAAACCTTTATCCTAACCATCAAAGCGCTGTTTATACGCATTTAGACGGAAAAAATCACGTCTTACACAACCACATCATTGTCAATAAGGTCAATTTAGATACAGGAAAGAAATTAAGAGAACAAAAAGGGGAAAGTGTTCAACGAGCACGAGAAATGAATGATCGACTCGCTTCTCGAGAAAACTGGCACATTTTAGAGCCACCAAAAGAGCGTCAAACAGAGACAGAAAAAGAACTAATCGCCAAAAATGAGTATTCTTACATGGATGATTTGAGAGAAAGAATCAATAAATCGCTTCAAGATGTCTCTGTGAGCTCATATGAGACTTTTAAAGAGCGCTTATCCGATAATGGTGTAATTCTATCAGAAAGAGGCCAAACGTTCTCATACGCCTTTTTAGACGCCAATAATAAGCAAAGACGAGCACGAGAGACCCGATTGGGTTCTGATTTTGGAAGGGAG containing:
- a CDS encoding plasmid mobilization protein, yielding MDQKEVSQNQTKYIQFRLSEEQYNKLKISGETYGLSPNLYAKKLAQKSHLKKPYLEYDQAKSLLLELSKQGTNLNQIAKKLNQFDRMDNQDKELIEALRYTYGVLAQAQKGYKELWQQLQK
- a CDS encoding relaxase/mobilization nuclease domain-containing protein, whose product is MATIAKISNGASAASALNYALGQDRPMHEKTEQWLQDHQLERPVELTNCRAVAVGGTNGIDPFIAKEQFDVIRQLHNQTKESNQVLRITQSFALDELNPKVQKDWQKANDLGVELAENLYPNHQSAVYTHLDGKNHVLHNHIIVNKVNLDTGKKLREQKGESVQRAREMNDRLASRENWHILEPPKERQTETEKELIAKNEYSYMDDLRERINKSLQDVSVSSYETFKERLSDNGVILSERGQTFSYAFLDANNKQRRARETRLGSDFGRETILHELENRARQNEFSAVEQREPAITPLERDTQQRESEIVSLEQAIEPRKSEALKRESKINRFIDTIKQLAGRVPELTQRVTRKLKQTKEKILDDFERRFSKDMKNYEQEQQKSLEKQANRDVQSEKKPTKDHDRGMSR